The Christiangramia flava JLT2011 genome has a segment encoding these proteins:
- a CDS encoding metallophosphatase, which produces MFSKITDRFFWNSLLAGIFLLIATAATAQTKEVEHSVYITSNTGLRTNETNRQILSQIVEASKKEDSSTLVIIGNVTPEGGFPNKDNGREEVEEYLQKNILDLVKDFKGKVVFTPGYNEWQNDAPDNIDDLESFLQDNAEADVDFWPNDGCPIESESLSDDVQLIMIDSQWYLENWDDHPYINKKCEIKTRTQFREEFNDELEDNQMKTVLVAVYHPVMTNSKIGFFQKIIGYGTQTPRNPQLDELMGTLATLAQQYNDVIFLSGKDQNIQFVQDDGIEQIIAGTTENPKKAKPIKRHGDFAYSDLGFAKMSVFKDGSSEVTYFKSTESGTEELQSQQISRERPKLSEVNWPNTKIGATKITSVYSEEETDKDGLYRAIWGEHYRPLYSREFEFPVLYLDTIPGNLEVLGAGGGHQSRSLGFKDDEDHEYTLRALKKSALQYLQTSVVTTHYVEDFLENTVAERYVQDFYTTAFPYGTFPAGRLMDEVGIYHPDSKLYYVPKQEALGIFNQEYGDELYMWEEHVGGENKDLEVFGKPDDILNTADLFKEIRESKDAYIDEDLFIRARLLDMLMGDWDRHDGQYEWAEFEDENGKKKYLPIAKDRDQVFPKNDGFALSLLKLGFPQFRALENYTDMVKHPKWFNTAAYSIDEAFIRNAGWEDWQEQVNYIQEHITDDAIENAFAVLPEGIQNDSYTTQIKETLKARRGNLEKIAREYYKHLAEFDMFIGTEDDDHFLITRKPNGITTIEVKDEDGEVIAEKTYDSKDTRMVWVYGLDGDDEFQITGEGSSLLPLKIIGGEENDVYDFQNKKKAKLYDYKSKDNTIKTPGARKMLVDSYDINNYDPKKKRIRQYTLFPSADFNSDVGLKLGLKNTYTTYGLARNPFTTRQSLSANYFFTTQGFDVNYTAEFAHIFYNWNFGLNAYYSSPNFTLNYFGSGNDSQYDPDEVAKDYNRVKIQQWRFAPSLIWRNNPTTSFTIKPMIESIEVDYDEGRFVADTFAPTNPVFDSQIYAGGELNYNYWNKDRAAFPSRGMELDLTAGYKTNIDDHQNEFAYIRPMLALDYPLHESGFAAIATKIGGEAIIGDNYEFYHAAQLGGGNTNSLRGYRNERFNGKYAFYQNIDLRSGITQFRTNFIPLRMGASVGFDYGRVWLDEDNSNDWHTDYGGSIFINAFKAFTGNIGYYVGDEGGRLNFTFNFDF; this is translated from the coding sequence ATGTTCTCAAAAATTACGGATCGATTTTTCTGGAATTCCCTTCTGGCTGGTATCTTTTTACTCATTGCGACTGCAGCCACCGCGCAAACCAAAGAAGTGGAACATTCTGTTTATATCACTTCCAATACCGGTCTTCGCACCAACGAAACCAATAGGCAGATTCTCTCTCAAATCGTAGAAGCTTCCAAAAAAGAGGATTCTTCGACCCTAGTGATAATTGGAAATGTAACTCCTGAAGGCGGTTTTCCAAACAAAGATAATGGCCGGGAAGAGGTAGAGGAATATCTTCAAAAGAACATTCTTGATCTGGTAAAAGATTTTAAGGGAAAAGTAGTCTTCACGCCTGGATATAACGAGTGGCAGAACGATGCACCGGACAATATTGATGACCTGGAATCATTTTTACAGGATAACGCCGAAGCAGATGTTGACTTCTGGCCTAATGACGGGTGTCCCATAGAAAGCGAAAGCCTGAGTGATGATGTGCAACTCATCATGATCGATTCTCAATGGTACCTGGAAAATTGGGATGATCACCCTTACATCAATAAAAAATGTGAGATCAAAACCAGAACCCAGTTTCGGGAAGAGTTCAACGATGAATTGGAAGATAACCAGATGAAAACCGTACTGGTTGCAGTGTATCATCCGGTAATGACCAATTCAAAAATTGGATTTTTTCAAAAGATCATCGGTTATGGAACCCAAACACCGCGTAATCCCCAACTGGATGAACTGATGGGAACATTAGCTACTCTCGCACAGCAATACAATGACGTGATTTTCCTTTCCGGAAAAGATCAAAATATTCAGTTCGTTCAGGATGATGGAATAGAGCAGATCATTGCGGGTACCACTGAAAATCCCAAAAAAGCAAAGCCTATTAAACGGCACGGAGATTTTGCCTATTCTGACCTTGGATTTGCGAAAATGTCAGTCTTTAAAGATGGTAGTTCTGAAGTGACGTATTTCAAAAGTACCGAGTCAGGCACAGAAGAATTGCAATCTCAACAAATATCAAGAGAAAGACCAAAACTTTCAGAAGTTAACTGGCCGAATACGAAAATTGGTGCCACAAAAATCACTTCAGTTTATTCCGAAGAAGAAACGGATAAAGACGGACTTTATCGCGCAATTTGGGGAGAACATTACAGACCGCTATACAGTAGAGAATTCGAATTCCCGGTGCTCTATCTGGATACAATCCCCGGAAACCTGGAAGTTTTGGGTGCCGGTGGTGGTCACCAGTCAAGATCCCTTGGTTTTAAAGATGACGAGGATCACGAATATACGCTGAGAGCCCTGAAAAAAAGTGCTCTGCAATACCTGCAAACTTCAGTAGTTACCACCCATTACGTCGAAGATTTTCTAGAAAACACCGTGGCCGAACGCTATGTACAGGATTTTTATACCACTGCCTTTCCTTACGGAACCTTTCCGGCCGGAAGACTGATGGATGAAGTAGGCATTTATCACCCCGACTCTAAATTATATTATGTTCCGAAGCAGGAGGCCTTAGGCATTTTCAACCAGGAATACGGTGACGAACTGTATATGTGGGAAGAACACGTGGGAGGTGAAAATAAAGATCTTGAAGTCTTCGGAAAACCGGACGATATTCTAAATACCGCTGATCTTTTCAAAGAAATCAGGGAGAGCAAGGATGCCTATATCGACGAAGATCTTTTTATCCGTGCCCGATTGCTGGATATGCTCATGGGTGACTGGGACCGTCATGACGGCCAGTACGAGTGGGCTGAATTTGAAGATGAAAATGGCAAAAAGAAATACCTTCCAATTGCCAAAGACCGTGACCAGGTATTCCCAAAAAATGACGGATTTGCGCTTTCACTGTTAAAACTGGGCTTTCCGCAGTTCCGCGCTTTGGAAAATTATACCGATATGGTAAAACATCCAAAATGGTTTAACACAGCGGCGTATTCCATAGATGAAGCCTTTATCAGAAATGCAGGTTGGGAAGACTGGCAGGAACAGGTAAATTATATACAGGAGCATATTACTGATGATGCCATTGAAAATGCCTTTGCCGTCCTTCCGGAAGGCATTCAGAACGACTCTTATACCACGCAAATCAAGGAAACCCTGAAAGCCAGAAGAGGCAATCTTGAAAAGATCGCCAGGGAATATTACAAGCACCTTGCGGAATTTGATATGTTTATCGGGACGGAAGATGATGACCACTTTCTCATTACCCGGAAACCAAATGGCATTACCACTATCGAAGTAAAGGATGAAGATGGTGAGGTCATCGCTGAAAAAACATACGATTCTAAGGATACCAGGATGGTTTGGGTGTATGGTCTCGATGGAGATGATGAGTTCCAGATCACCGGTGAAGGCTCTTCGTTGCTTCCACTGAAAATTATTGGAGGGGAGGAAAATGATGTGTATGATTTTCAGAATAAGAAGAAAGCCAAACTATATGATTATAAGAGCAAGGACAACACTATTAAAACTCCTGGCGCTCGAAAAATGCTGGTAGATTCCTACGATATCAATAATTACGATCCTAAGAAGAAAAGGATCAGGCAGTATACACTTTTCCCAAGTGCCGATTTCAATTCGGATGTTGGTTTAAAATTAGGCCTGAAAAATACGTACACAACTTATGGTCTGGCGCGCAACCCGTTTACCACGAGACAAAGCCTCTCTGCAAACTATTTCTTTACCACTCAGGGCTTTGATGTAAATTATACTGCGGAATTTGCGCATATTTTTTATAACTGGAACTTCGGGTTGAATGCCTATTATTCCAGCCCGAACTTCACGTTGAATTACTTCGGAAGCGGAAACGATTCACAATATGATCCTGATGAGGTGGCAAAAGATTATAACCGCGTGAAGATCCAGCAATGGCGTTTCGCTCCATCCTTGATCTGGAGAAATAACCCAACCACATCGTTTACCATAAAACCCATGATCGAATCTATTGAGGTGGATTATGACGAAGGCAGGTTTGTAGCTGATACTTTTGCACCAACCAATCCGGTTTTTGACAGTCAGATATACGCTGGTGGCGAGCTAAACTATAATTACTGGAATAAGGACCGGGCTGCTTTTCCTTCCCGCGGAATGGAACTGGACCTAACGGCCGGATATAAAACGAATATTGATGACCACCAGAACGAGTTCGCATACATCAGGCCGATGCTGGCATTAGATTATCCGCTACACGAAAGTGGTTTCGCCGCGATAGCTACAAAAATTGGCGGGGAAGCAATCATTGGTGATAATTATGAATTTTACCATGCTGCCCAACTTGGTGGTGGAAATACAAATAGCCTAAGAGGATACAGAAACGAGCGTTTTAATGGGAAATACGCATTTTATCAAAATATTGATCTACGAAGTGGAATCACCCAGTTTAGAACCAATTTCATCCCCTTAAGAATGGGTGCCAGCGTAGGTTTTGACTACGGTCGCGTATGGTTGGATGAAGATAACAGCAATGATTGGCATACCGATTATGGAGGCTCTATTTTCATAAACGCGTTCAAAGCATTTACCGGAAATATTGGCTATTATGTGGGAGATGAAGGCGGAAGGCTGAATTTCACCTTTAACTTTGACTTCTAA
- a CDS encoding helix-turn-helix and ligand-binding sensor domain-containing protein: MPSFLRRHIIYIVLFLSGILKSQELPPVINYSPNEYAAGNQNWMISQDEEKSFYFANSSGLLKYDAEEWTLYPVPNKTIVRSVKAFKDRVYTGAYMEAGYWTENDFGKMEYHSLVSKFPNDINDGEQFWQIETLNDLVLFRSFNGIYIYNPETEVIRLLDNPYGEPISRIFKLNGTIYYQLVNTGLFKIVAGTSELVIPHEQLGETAIMFLFEKENQLAFVSGNSEFFKWDGNTLFKFYTEAEEQLNQIAIFDAELIDDQLVLATVGKGLVTIGSDGQISNNIDQKNLLLNNTVLEIFKDSENNIWAGLDYGIAMVDYDSEITAFKDIKGDIGSVYTALQTDLGLYVGTNQGLYLRRSNDQDFKLVPGRNGQVWSLDQIGGEVFMGHNNGTFLINAGTSEKICDRLGTWKVKKYSDSIYIQGHYNGISFLKRTGKVFECTEMLPEFPHSSKDLILSNDGTVWVSNEHKGVFHLEVDPKKSAYKIIDNYNFNGESGITSSLFKFDDTLYYSSQDHIYKYDQASNSFSKKNGLNELTEDYNRVSGKMIVTKPGELWGFSQDAIFKITPSGLGDKYQVQNLYIDQSYRNIARGYENISIAGDKLLLGVANGYLRFSDTSVEPNSNLASISIREVLSGGVNTEYNLVSLNTDPKFDYKQNNITFKFGIPSYQKYNLPLYSYRLNGFTEKWSDWSHQSIATFENLPFGEYKFEVKAKLDNQVTDGAFYTFRIQKPYYLSNLAVGIYIFIFLMILLTAHLLYRRHHKKAIAENERQLKMKNLEAEQEIIKLQKEKLEQDMASKNRELAVSTMSLIKKNEFLSSIKERLEKEQGSSEVKKVIKTIDKDIDEEDNWNFFKEAFNNADKDFLKKMKSLHPELTSSDLKLCAYLRLNLTSKEIAPLLNISVKSVEIKRYRLRKKMNLDRNENLTDYILSI; this comes from the coding sequence ATGCCTTCATTCTTGCGACGCCATATCATTTACATTGTATTATTCCTTTCTGGGATTCTAAAGAGCCAGGAATTACCACCGGTGATCAATTACAGCCCAAATGAATACGCGGCGGGAAACCAGAACTGGATGATCTCCCAGGATGAGGAAAAGAGTTTCTACTTTGCCAATAGCAGCGGACTTTTAAAATATGATGCAGAGGAGTGGACACTATATCCGGTTCCGAATAAAACCATAGTTCGATCGGTGAAAGCCTTCAAGGATCGTGTGTATACCGGTGCTTACATGGAGGCGGGTTATTGGACTGAAAATGACTTCGGAAAAATGGAATATCATAGTCTTGTTTCAAAATTTCCGAATGATATCAATGATGGGGAGCAGTTCTGGCAGATAGAAACCTTGAATGACCTGGTTCTTTTTCGGAGCTTTAATGGGATCTATATTTACAATCCTGAAACGGAAGTCATTCGATTGCTGGATAACCCTTATGGCGAGCCTATTTCCAGAATATTTAAGCTGAATGGAACCATTTATTACCAGCTTGTGAATACAGGTTTATTTAAAATTGTTGCTGGTACTTCAGAATTAGTCATTCCACATGAGCAGCTGGGAGAAACTGCTATCATGTTTTTATTTGAAAAGGAGAATCAATTAGCATTTGTCAGTGGTAACAGTGAATTTTTTAAGTGGGATGGCAATACTCTATTTAAATTTTACACCGAAGCTGAAGAACAATTAAACCAGATTGCGATATTCGATGCCGAGCTCATCGATGATCAGCTCGTCCTTGCTACAGTTGGCAAAGGCCTGGTTACTATTGGTAGTGACGGGCAGATATCTAACAACATAGATCAGAAGAACCTTTTGCTAAATAATACGGTTCTGGAGATTTTCAAAGATTCTGAAAATAATATCTGGGCAGGCCTGGATTATGGAATTGCCATGGTCGATTATGATTCTGAAATTACTGCATTTAAGGATATAAAAGGAGACATTGGTTCTGTTTACACTGCGCTGCAAACTGATTTGGGATTATACGTTGGTACTAATCAGGGTTTATATCTTAGAAGATCGAATGATCAGGATTTTAAACTCGTTCCTGGAAGGAACGGCCAGGTTTGGAGTCTCGATCAAATTGGTGGGGAAGTATTTATGGGCCATAATAATGGGACTTTTTTGATCAACGCTGGAACTTCTGAAAAAATCTGTGATCGCCTGGGAACCTGGAAGGTTAAAAAATATTCCGATTCAATTTATATCCAGGGTCACTACAACGGAATTAGTTTTTTAAAGAGGACAGGTAAAGTATTTGAGTGTACAGAAATGTTACCTGAATTTCCGCATTCTTCCAAAGACCTGATATTGAGTAACGACGGAACAGTTTGGGTGAGTAATGAACACAAAGGAGTCTTTCATTTGGAAGTTGATCCTAAAAAATCAGCTTATAAAATAATTGACAATTATAACTTCAATGGAGAGTCGGGAATTACTTCCAGTCTGTTCAAATTTGATGATACCTTATACTATAGCTCACAGGATCATATTTATAAATACGACCAGGCGTCCAATTCATTTTCCAAGAAAAATGGCTTGAATGAGCTTACAGAGGATTACAATCGGGTTTCGGGCAAAATGATCGTTACCAAGCCTGGTGAACTTTGGGGTTTTTCTCAGGATGCTATTTTTAAAATTACTCCTTCAGGTCTTGGTGATAAGTATCAGGTACAAAACCTGTATATAGATCAGTCCTATCGGAATATTGCAAGGGGTTACGAAAATATTTCAATCGCCGGGGACAAACTGTTATTAGGCGTAGCGAATGGTTATTTAAGATTTTCTGATACTTCTGTTGAACCAAATTCTAATCTGGCGAGTATTTCAATCAGAGAAGTTTTATCGGGCGGAGTAAATACTGAGTATAATCTCGTATCCTTAAATACAGATCCAAAATTCGACTATAAACAGAATAATATCACATTCAAATTTGGTATTCCCAGCTATCAAAAATATAATTTGCCGCTATATAGTTACCGTCTAAACGGTTTTACTGAAAAATGGAGCGATTGGTCTCATCAATCAATCGCTACTTTTGAAAATCTTCCCTTCGGAGAATACAAATTCGAAGTGAAGGCTAAACTCGACAATCAGGTAACCGATGGCGCGTTCTATACTTTCAGAATTCAAAAGCCCTATTACTTAAGCAATCTGGCAGTCGGAATCTACATTTTTATCTTTTTAATGATTCTTCTTACAGCTCACCTATTATATAGGAGACACCATAAAAAGGCTATAGCTGAAAATGAAAGACAATTGAAGATGAAGAATCTTGAGGCCGAGCAGGAGATCATTAAACTACAAAAGGAGAAACTGGAGCAGGATATGGCAAGCAAGAACCGTGAGTTGGCCGTATCAACCATGAGCCTTATTAAAAAGAATGAATTTCTTTCAAGTATTAAAGAAAGATTAGAAAAAGAACAAGGATCTTCTGAGGTCAAAAAAGTTATTAAAACCATAGACAAGGATATTGATGAAGAAGATAACTGGAATTTCTTCAAAGAAGCTTTTAATAATGCAGATAAGGATTTTTTAAAGAAGATGAAAAGCTTGCATCCAGAATTAACTTCAAGCGATTTGAAACTTTGTGCCTATTTAAGATTAAATCTTACTTCAAAAGAAATTGCACCACTGCTAAATATTTCGGTCAAAAGTGTAGAGATTAAACGATATCGTTTGCGTAAAAAGATGAATTTAGACCGAAATGAGAATTTAACAGACTATATTCTTTCCATTTAA
- a CDS encoding SusC/RagA family TonB-linked outer membrane protein — protein sequence MKKFTCLLIVILSGFLAAHAQSFSVSGNVTDESGIPLLGVNVLVKNQSRGTTTDFDGNYTIGNITSGDILQFSYLGFNTQEIRITDQQTLDVQLSADNEALDEVVVIGYGTQSKKEVTGAVSTVGSGTIEELNPVRVEQALQGRVAGVNITSTSGSPGSASTINIRGISTNGDSRPLILVDGAVIEDLSVINPNDIENISVLKDATAGIYGVRAANGVILITTKGGYKNTDLRIEVDAYTGLQETSRKLPVLNATEYAVILNEAFVAGGQNPPFPNYRNLGEGTDYQDEVFQQALMSDTNLSISGGGEKTAYSFGAGYLDQNGIVGGESSNFERFTGRMNFNYDIIKNLKLSTTAIYTHSNRKTLAENALGSVLFNAINMAPTIPVYDENGDFSLAELLGNEVINPVAQIQNTYNNSQVDKITGTAGLSYDFLEHFKAETRYQFNYSEVRGINFQPQAYYGSGKVFNVDRNVVSESTNFYRDYTFDAFLSYDNTFNDLHNVKALVGTSVFRTTGDFYGFTGYDIPGNSFENASIENASDVVDNYINVSNRIFDQRLLSYFARLQYNYDERYLLSGVIRRDGSSNFGPENKFGWFPSASAGWVISEEDFYGNGDLVSFLKLRSSYGILGNDRIGAFGYVSLLNGEGTYVFDDTLYYGVAAGRLSNPELQWEEQTAFDVGIDARLFGDKLDLTVDYFKRQTDKLLLTPQVSGILGVGAPGAGAPIVNAGSVENKGWEFSLGYRQIVNDDFDFNINWNLTTLENEVLSVANENGFVPGGFFAVGQGDAPARMEAGHPIGYFYGLQTDGIFQNAEEVAAGPSQPNAHPGDLRYVDQNGDGVITPDDRVEIGDPIPDYTMGLNLGFNYKNFDFTAYAFASVGNDIVRAYDRNETRTNKTSYVLNRWTGEGTSNTYPRVNIGANYNSVFSDFYVEDGSYLRLQNVQLGYSLGENITEQLGIRKLRFYLAVNNAFTITDYKGYDPSASSGAPIGGGIDQGFYPVPRVYTAGLNFKF from the coding sequence ATGAAGAAATTTACCTGTCTTTTAATAGTAATTCTAAGCGGGTTTTTAGCAGCGCACGCTCAATCGTTTTCGGTGAGCGGAAATGTTACAGACGAAAGCGGAATACCGTTATTAGGTGTAAACGTCCTTGTAAAAAATCAGTCTCGGGGAACAACTACCGATTTCGATGGGAATTATACTATCGGGAATATCACATCTGGAGATATTCTTCAATTCTCATATTTAGGTTTTAATACCCAGGAAATAAGAATTACAGATCAGCAAACACTAGATGTTCAACTTTCCGCTGATAATGAAGCTTTAGATGAAGTAGTGGTTATTGGTTATGGCACTCAATCTAAGAAAGAAGTTACTGGTGCAGTAAGTACTGTTGGTAGCGGAACGATAGAAGAGTTAAATCCGGTTCGTGTGGAACAGGCATTACAGGGGCGAGTAGCCGGGGTTAATATCACTTCTACCTCAGGATCGCCGGGTAGTGCTTCTACGATCAATATCCGTGGTATTTCAACCAACGGAGATTCCAGGCCATTAATTCTTGTAGACGGGGCTGTAATTGAAGATCTAAGTGTTATCAACCCAAATGATATTGAAAATATCAGTGTTCTAAAGGATGCAACAGCAGGTATCTATGGAGTACGGGCTGCAAATGGTGTGATATTAATAACCACTAAAGGTGGTTATAAAAATACTGATCTACGAATTGAAGTTGATGCTTACACAGGGTTACAGGAAACAAGTCGCAAGCTGCCGGTTTTAAATGCAACAGAATATGCGGTAATTCTTAATGAAGCTTTCGTTGCCGGTGGGCAGAATCCACCGTTCCCAAATTACAGAAATTTAGGAGAGGGTACCGACTATCAGGATGAGGTCTTCCAACAGGCACTAATGTCTGATACTAACCTTAGTATTTCCGGAGGAGGTGAAAAGACAGCTTATTCTTTTGGTGCTGGTTATCTGGATCAAAATGGTATCGTAGGCGGTGAGTCTTCCAATTTCGAGCGTTTTACCGGTAGAATGAATTTCAACTACGATATTATAAAAAACCTAAAGCTGTCTACAACTGCTATTTATACTCACTCCAATAGAAAGACACTTGCAGAGAATGCTTTAGGATCTGTTTTGTTCAATGCTATCAATATGGCTCCAACAATACCGGTGTATGATGAAAACGGAGACTTTAGTCTTGCGGAGTTACTTGGGAACGAGGTAATCAACCCGGTTGCGCAGATTCAAAATACCTATAACAATAGCCAGGTAGATAAGATCACGGGAACAGCAGGTTTAAGCTATGATTTCCTGGAGCATTTTAAAGCCGAGACAAGGTATCAGTTCAATTATTCTGAAGTGAGAGGAATTAATTTTCAGCCTCAGGCATATTACGGATCTGGTAAAGTCTTTAACGTAGATCGAAACGTGGTAAGTGAAAGCACCAATTTCTATAGAGATTATACATTTGATGCCTTCCTTTCTTATGATAACACTTTTAATGATCTTCATAACGTCAAGGCACTTGTAGGAACTTCTGTGTTTAGAACTACCGGTGATTTTTATGGTTTTACCGGTTATGACATTCCTGGTAATAGCTTTGAAAACGCCAGTATTGAAAACGCTTCAGATGTAGTAGACAATTATATAAACGTAAGTAACAGAATTTTCGATCAGCGCTTATTGTCTTATTTCGCACGTTTGCAATACAATTATGATGAAAGATACTTGCTTTCAGGAGTAATTAGACGTGACGGATCTTCCAACTTTGGTCCTGAAAACAAATTTGGCTGGTTTCCATCAGCATCTGCCGGATGGGTCATCAGTGAAGAGGACTTCTACGGAAATGGAGATTTAGTCAGTTTTCTTAAACTAAGAAGTAGTTACGGTATTTTAGGTAATGACCGTATTGGTGCTTTTGGATACGTGTCTCTACTTAACGGAGAAGGAACTTATGTTTTTGACGATACCCTTTATTACGGTGTAGCAGCAGGTAGACTTTCTAACCCTGAATTACAATGGGAAGAACAAACTGCCTTTGACGTTGGAATTGATGCAAGGTTGTTTGGAGATAAATTAGACCTGACCGTAGATTATTTCAAAAGACAAACCGATAAGCTTTTACTTACACCTCAGGTTTCAGGAATTTTAGGTGTGGGAGCACCAGGAGCTGGAGCTCCTATAGTTAATGCTGGTTCTGTTGAAAATAAAGGTTGGGAATTCAGTCTTGGATACAGACAAATTGTAAATGATGATTTTGATTTTAACATCAATTGGAATTTAACGACCCTGGAAAATGAGGTGCTTTCTGTAGCTAATGAAAATGGATTTGTACCAGGAGGATTTTTCGCGGTTGGACAGGGAGACGCTCCTGCAAGAATGGAAGCAGGTCATCCAATAGGTTATTTTTACGGTTTGCAGACAGATGGTATCTTTCAGAATGCCGAGGAAGTTGCTGCCGGACCTTCTCAACCAAATGCTCATCCTGGTGATTTGCGTTACGTAGATCAAAATGGAGATGGAGTGATCACGCCAGATGACAGGGTAGAAATTGGAGATCCTATTCCAGATTATACAATGGGATTGAATCTTGGGTTTAACTATAAGAATTTTGACTTTACGGCTTACGCTTTTGCATCTGTAGGTAACGACATTGTTCGAGCTTACGATCGTAATGAAACACGAACCAATAAGACCTCTTATGTCTTGAATAGATGGACAGGAGAAGGAACTTCAAATACCTATCCTAGAGTAAACATAGGTGCGAACTATAATAGTGTTTTCTCAGATTTCTATGTAGAAGACGGGTCCTATTTAAGACTTCAAAATGTTCAGCTAGGATATAGCCTGGGTGAGAATATCACCGAACAGCTAGGCATCAGAAAATTAAGATTTTACCTGGCTGTGAATAATGCATTTACAATTACTGATTATAAAGGTTACGATCCATCGGCATCTTCCGGAGCTCCAATTGGAGGAGGGATAGATCAGGGATTCTATCCGGTACCACGAGTTTATACTGCAGGTTTAAACTTTAAATTCTAA
- a CDS encoding RagB/SusD family nutrient uptake outer membrane protein, whose protein sequence is MNTIKNRIVFALALCIGVACSDDFVEVTSENESSDNYFNSEEDYQQALIGAYDLLQATYLNVMIGEIASDNTLAGGESANDVIGLQQIDDMQHTPVNQQLRDVWNWMFAGVNRANYILQYQDKTDFPGKNEVIGQARFLRAYYYFELVKFFGDVPLVVDKPLEFGDQFSVERTPKEEVYDQIEADLIFAAENLPATQEQAGRITSGAANALLGKAYLYQEQYAEAATALEKVINGPYSLVEDYASIFEQEGENGPGSVFEIQYTDKEGAGFGCLQCSEGNVAVGFNGIRNYNGPVFDSGFSFNVPTQDAVDAFENGDIREDVAILDIESFAAQNGATYVEGYEHTGYYNRKYLARKGDLNTGDQNLTNPNNYRSIRFADVLLMAAEANYLKSNSDPEKAKMYLNRVRERAELNPVTENGADLLDAIYQERRVELLGEGHRFFDLVRTGRAVAEIEGFQTGKNEVFPIPQIEIELAGNNWEQNPGY, encoded by the coding sequence ATGAATACAATCAAAAATCGCATAGTCTTCGCTTTAGCACTTTGTATAGGTGTTGCCTGTAGTGATGACTTTGTTGAGGTGACTTCAGAAAATGAAAGTTCAGATAACTATTTTAATTCTGAAGAAGACTACCAGCAGGCATTAATTGGTGCTTACGATTTGTTGCAGGCAACATATTTAAATGTGATGATCGGCGAAATTGCTTCAGATAATACACTGGCTGGAGGAGAAAGCGCTAACGATGTTATAGGTCTTCAGCAAATTGATGATATGCAGCATACCCCGGTAAACCAGCAATTACGAGATGTATGGAATTGGATGTTTGCGGGAGTTAATCGTGCCAATTATATTTTGCAGTACCAGGACAAGACAGATTTTCCTGGGAAAAATGAAGTGATTGGCCAGGCAAGATTTTTAAGAGCCTATTATTACTTCGAATTGGTAAAATTCTTTGGTGATGTGCCCCTTGTGGTAGATAAACCATTAGAGTTTGGAGATCAGTTTAGTGTTGAGCGTACTCCAAAAGAGGAAGTTTATGATCAAATTGAAGCAGATCTGATTTTTGCTGCTGAAAACCTTCCGGCTACTCAGGAGCAGGCAGGAAGAATTACTTCAGGAGCTGCGAATGCGTTACTGGGAAAAGCTTATTTATATCAGGAACAATATGCTGAAGCTGCTACTGCTTTGGAAAAGGTTATTAATGGGCCGTATTCTTTAGTTGAGGATTATGCATCAATTTTTGAACAGGAAGGCGAAAACGGACCTGGTTCTGTTTTTGAAATTCAGTATACCGATAAAGAAGGCGCAGGCTTTGGATGTCTTCAGTGTAGTGAAGGGAATGTTGCTGTTGGTTTTAATGGAATTCGAAACTATAACGGGCCGGTTTTTGACTCTGGATTCAGTTTTAATGTTCCAACACAGGATGCTGTTGACGCATTTGAAAACGGAGATATTCGTGAAGATGTGGCAATCCTGGATATAGAATCTTTCGCTGCTCAAAATGGAGCAACTTACGTTGAAGGTTATGAGCACACCGGTTATTATAATAGAAAATATCTTGCTAGAAAAGGAGATCTGAACACAGGAGATCAGAACCTTACAAACCCAAATAACTATCGCTCCATCAGGTTTGCCGATGTGTTGTTAATGGCTGCAGAAGCCAATTATCTCAAGTCAAATTCAGATCCAGAAAAAGCCAAGATGTACCTGAATAGAGTTCGAGAACGTGCAGAACTTAATCCGGTTACAGAAAATGGAGCTGATCTGCTGGACGCTATTTATCAGGAGCGCAGGGTGGAATTGTTGGGAGAAGGACACAGATTTTTCGATTTGGTTCGTACAGGAAGAGCTGTCGCAGAAATTGAAGGTTTCCAAACAGGAAAAAATGAAGTTTTCCCTATTCCACAAATAGAGATTGAATTAGCAGGTAACAATTGGGAGCAAAATCCAGGATACTAA